The following proteins come from a genomic window of Thermodesulfobacteriota bacterium:
- a CDS encoding glucose 1-dehydrogenase: MRLEGKTALITGGGDGIGRATALLFCEEGAKVGIMGRTESRLHDAVNEANGPGEITAYQGDVSKEEDVKRVVDDFYKHHGTIDILFNNAGIYKAGSVVTTPMEVWDATMNINVKGVFLVSKHVIPIMAKHGGGSVINNSSVLGIVGMEDCVAYNASKGAVRQITRSMALDHAGDNIRVNSVCPGYIKTKMDPEFMGNPPDADEQLDAIAAEMIPLIRRAEAVEVGHAVLYLASDEARYVTGSDLVIDGGWTTV; this comes from the coding sequence ATGAGATTAGAGGGCAAAACTGCATTAATCACAGGCGGAGGAGACGGTATTGGAAGAGCTACAGCGCTGCTATTTTGCGAAGAGGGGGCAAAAGTCGGCATAATGGGAAGAACCGAATCCAGACTCCATGACGCTGTAAATGAAGCTAATGGACCTGGTGAAATCACAGCTTATCAAGGCGATGTATCTAAGGAGGAGGATGTAAAACGGGTAGTAGATGATTTTTATAAACACCACGGCACAATAGACATTCTCTTTAACAATGCAGGTATTTATAAAGCAGGCAGTGTTGTCACTACACCTATGGAAGTTTGGGATGCTACGATGAATATAAATGTTAAGGGAGTATTTCTAGTTAGTAAACATGTTATACCAATCATGGCAAAACACGGGGGAGGCTCTGTAATAAATAACTCATCCGTGCTTGGTATTGTAGGAATGGAAGACTGTGTTGCATACAATGCTTCCAAGGGCGCAGTAAGGCAGATTACCCGTAGTATGGCGCTTGACCATGCGGGTGACAATATAAGGGTCAACTCTGTTTGCCCAGGGTATATCAAAACAAAGATGGACCCAGAGTTTATGGGTAACCCCCCAGATGCAGATGAGCAGTTAGACGCAATCGCCGCAGAGATGATACCACTAATCAGGCGCGCTGAAGCTGTTGAAGTGGGTCATGCAGTGTTATATCTTGCAAGCGATGAGGCCAGATATGTCACCGGCTCAGATTTGGTGATAGACGGCGGCTGGACCACAGTTTAG
- a CDS encoding flavodoxin family protein, protein MELNEKQLHMCETSTWDFSDLKALILNCTLKKSPEKSHTEGLITISKTIMEKNGISVDLLRPVDYDIATGVYPDMTEHGWDKDDWPEIYKKVEAAHILIIGSSIWLGEKTSIATQVIERLYANSHLLNENGQYADYGKVGGCLITGNEDGAKHCAMNILYSLQHLGYVIPPQADAAWLGEAGPGPSYLDPGSGGPENDFTNRNTTFMTWNLMHLAKMIKDAGGIPAHGNQRSEWDAGCRFDYENPEHR, encoded by the coding sequence ATGGAATTAAACGAGAAACAGCTTCACATGTGTGAGACCAGCACATGGGATTTTTCCGATCTAAAAGCATTAATATTAAACTGCACGCTCAAGAAATCACCTGAGAAGTCACACACAGAGGGGCTAATAACAATCTCCAAGACCATCATGGAGAAAAATGGCATCTCTGTAGATCTGCTTCGTCCTGTGGACTATGATATTGCAACCGGCGTCTATCCAGATATGACTGAGCACGGATGGGACAAAGACGACTGGCCGGAGATTTACAAAAAGGTTGAAGCAGCTCACATTTTAATCATAGGCTCTTCTATCTGGCTAGGCGAGAAAACATCTATTGCCACTCAAGTCATAGAGAGGCTATATGCCAATTCGCATTTACTAAATGAAAACGGTCAGTATGCGGATTACGGTAAAGTAGGTGGATGTCTTATTACTGGAAATGAAGATGGCGCTAAACACTGCGCTATGAATATTCTTTATTCCCTTCAGCACCTAGGGTACGTGATACCTCCTCAAGCTGATGCAGCGTGGCTTGGAGAAGCTGGCCCGGGGCCTTCTTATCTTGACCCTGGCTCAGGCGGACCTGAGAATGATTTCACAAATAGAAACACCACTTTCATGACTTGGAACCTAATGCACCTGGCTAAAATGATTAAAGATGCAGGAGGAATACCGGCACACGGTAATCAACGCTCTGAGTGGGATGCTGGATGCAGATTTGATTATGAAAACCCTGAGCATAGGTAA
- a CDS encoding metal-dependent hydrolase codes for MDPVSQGLVGSVLPQSASNKKEIRLAAIIGLLAGLLADIDVVIRSSTDPLLFIEYHRQFTHSLIFIPIGGLIAAGFCWLLFRKKLGFWKIYFYTFLGYATHCFLDACTNYGTELLWPFSNERIAWNIISIIDPVFTITLLILLIIAFIKKSPLVARIALIFAVSYLLIGLYQRERAADELMELAKGRGHSIEKKLVHPSIGNLLVWRAIYESEGRYYVDAIRVAPFSETKIYEGSSIPKFDESKLEDLDQDSVLRNDFRRFRNFAMDYLAVHPDYPDIIGDIRMGILPNSTLPLWGLEFNPDNKDNHASMVNYERTVDNKKLQTFFSMLLGRNPQLNSKDESIE; via the coding sequence ATGGATCCTGTTAGTCAGGGGCTGGTCGGATCAGTACTGCCCCAAAGCGCTTCTAACAAAAAAGAGATTAGATTAGCTGCCATCATCGGTCTTCTGGCCGGCTTACTTGCTGACATCGATGTCGTCATACGTTCCTCAACTGATCCTCTATTGTTTATAGAGTATCACCGTCAATTCACTCACTCACTTATATTTATTCCGATCGGGGGATTAATTGCAGCAGGGTTCTGCTGGCTTTTATTCAGAAAAAAACTCGGCTTCTGGAAGATATATTTCTACACATTTTTGGGCTACGCTACACACTGTTTTTTAGATGCTTGCACTAATTATGGAACAGAGCTACTTTGGCCATTCTCAAATGAAAGAATCGCTTGGAACATAATCTCTATTATTGACCCTGTATTTACGATTACGCTTCTTATATTACTGATTATCGCATTTATAAAAAAATCTCCCCTAGTTGCAAGAATTGCTTTGATATTTGCTGTTAGCTATCTGCTCATAGGCCTATACCAAAGAGAAAGGGCAGCAGATGAGCTCATGGAACTTGCTAAGGGCAGAGGGCACAGTATCGAGAAGAAGTTGGTTCATCCATCTATTGGAAATCTCTTAGTATGGCGCGCAATATATGAATCAGAGGGCAGATATTATGTGGATGCGATCAGAGTGGCTCCGTTTTCAGAGACAAAAATATATGAAGGTAGCTCAATTCCTAAATTTGATGAATCCAAGCTAGAAGATTTGGATCAAGATTCAGTTCTACGAAATGATTTTAGGAGATTTAGGAATTTTGCTATGGACTATCTTGCAGTACATCCTGACTATCCAGATATCATTGGAGATATAAGAATGGGTATTCTACCAAACAGCACTCTTCCGCTGTGGGGTCTGGAATTTAATCCTGATAATAAAGACAACCACGCATCGATGGTTAACTATGAACGCACAGTTGATAACAAGAAGTTGCAAACGTTTTTTTCCATGCTGCTCGGGCGTAACCCTCAATTAAATAGCAAAGACGAGAGTATTGAATAA
- a CDS encoding CDGSH iron-sulfur domain-containing protein yields MSDESDIKVSIEIMEDGPLLVKKLTSLKNSKGENIETQKITALCRCGASSNKPFCDGSHRKVNFSGQRETDKPIDKEREYAGKEITVYDNRLICSHAAECVKNLPEVFRLGDRPWIAPDNASPDEIISVVKKCPSGALSYSLGGDHVRDFGLPIEIDIAKDGPYNVTGNIVINVEDHLEPPSKEHYALCRCGASKNKPYCDGSHADAHFKDQDN; encoded by the coding sequence ATGAGTGATGAGTCTGATATTAAAGTTAGCATTGAGATTATGGAAGATGGCCCTCTTCTTGTTAAGAAGCTGACGAGCCTTAAAAATTCCAAAGGTGAGAATATAGAAACTCAAAAGATAACAGCGCTGTGCCGCTGCGGCGCGTCATCAAATAAACCTTTTTGTGACGGTAGTCATAGAAAAGTAAATTTCTCAGGCCAAAGAGAAACTGATAAACCGATTGATAAAGAAAGAGAATATGCCGGTAAAGAAATCACAGTATATGACAACAGACTTATATGCTCACATGCAGCTGAGTGCGTGAAAAATTTGCCCGAGGTTTTTCGATTAGGTGACCGACCTTGGATTGCTCCGGATAACGCAAGCCCTGATGAAATTATATCAGTGGTAAAAAAATGCCCATCAGGAGCATTAAGTTATTCTCTAGGTGGCGATCATGTAAGAGATTTTGGTTTGCCAATTGAAATAGATATTGCAAAAGATGGTCCATACAATGTGACCGGAAACATAGTTATCAATGTTGAAGATCACCTTGAGCCCCCGTCTAAAGAGCATTACGCATTATGCCGCTGCGGAGCGTCAAAAAATAAACCCTATTGCGACGGCTCCCACGCTGATGCGCATTTTAAAGACCAAGATAACTAA
- a CDS encoding dihydrolipoyl dehydrogenase, whose translation MKEISVDVAIIGGGTAGMVSYRRASDNCDKVVLIEGDQYGTTCARVGCMPSKLLISAADAAHSILEAPGFGVYPNGLPTIDGVEVMRRVRSERDRFVGFVLDTIEDIPSENKIKGYARFLDDHTLLVDYHTKINAKSIVIATGSSPSILPMFEDAGDRLITNDDIFYWQDLPDSVVVFGAGVIGLELGQALHRLGVRTKILSKFGLVGPLNHPEIVKYADNTFQEEFYIDTDADTLAVKNNGEQVEITFKDLDGKEQTEEFDYLLAATGRAPNVKNLGLENTSLELDERGVPVFDRYTLQCGESSIFIAGDANNDLPLLHEAADEGRIAGENAGKFPDVHAGLRTVPITVVFTDPQIAIVGNTYKQLLETPNLCFVTGSVSFEDQGRSRVMLKNKGILHIYAEYGSGMFLGAEMFGPRAENIAHLLAWALQKRMCIPEMLQMPFYHPVIEEGVRTALRDANHKLNIGPGLEHTSIECGPGI comes from the coding sequence TTGAAAGAGATAAGTGTTGATGTTGCAATAATTGGCGGCGGTACAGCGGGGATGGTCTCATATCGCAGAGCCTCAGACAATTGTGATAAAGTTGTGTTGATAGAAGGAGATCAGTATGGCACGACTTGCGCAAGGGTAGGCTGCATGCCCAGTAAACTCCTTATTTCAGCCGCAGACGCGGCTCATAGTATTTTAGAAGCCCCAGGGTTTGGAGTATATCCAAACGGTCTTCCTACAATAGACGGTGTTGAGGTTATGAGGCGAGTTCGAAGCGAGAGAGACCGTTTTGTAGGCTTTGTACTCGATACTATCGAAGATATACCTTCTGAGAATAAAATTAAAGGATATGCCCGATTTTTGGATGACCACACATTACTAGTGGATTACCATACAAAAATTAATGCAAAATCCATTGTAATAGCTACCGGTTCATCACCATCCATCCTCCCTATGTTTGAGGACGCTGGGGATAGGTTAATAACTAATGACGATATTTTCTATTGGCAGGATCTTCCTGACTCTGTTGTTGTCTTCGGCGCAGGAGTGATAGGGCTTGAGCTTGGCCAGGCTCTTCACAGATTAGGCGTAAGGACTAAGATCCTTAGCAAATTTGGCTTAGTAGGACCGCTTAACCACCCAGAAATAGTAAAATACGCAGATAATACATTCCAAGAGGAGTTCTACATAGATACTGACGCGGATACTTTGGCAGTAAAAAACAATGGAGAACAAGTAGAAATTACTTTTAAAGACTTAGATGGAAAAGAGCAGACTGAGGAGTTTGATTATCTACTAGCGGCAACCGGAAGAGCACCCAACGTTAAAAATCTAGGCTTGGAAAATACTAGTCTTGAGCTTGATGAAAGAGGAGTTCCGGTTTTTGACAGATACACGCTTCAATGCGGCGAGAGCTCAATTTTTATAGCTGGCGACGCCAATAACGATCTGCCGCTTTTACATGAAGCTGCGGATGAGGGACGAATTGCTGGAGAAAATGCAGGCAAATTTCCCGATGTTCACGCTGGTCTTAGAACCGTCCCAATTACAGTAGTGTTTACGGATCCTCAGATAGCGATAGTAGGAAATACATATAAACAATTATTAGAGACGCCCAATCTGTGCTTCGTAACTGGCAGTGTATCATTTGAAGACCAGGGTAGAAGCAGAGTAATGCTTAAGAACAAGGGTATTCTTCACATATATGCAGAATACGGCTCAGGAATGTTTTTGGGAGCCGAAATGTTCGGTCCCAGAGCAGAGAATATTGCACACCTATTAGCGTGGGCTCTTCAAAAAAGAATGTGCATTCCTGAGATGCTTCAAATGCCGTTTTACCATCCCGTGATTGAAGAAGGCGTAAGGACTGCGCTTAGAGACGCCAACCACAAGCTCAACATTGGCCCTGGGTTAGAACACACAAGCATTGAGTGCGGCCCGGGAATATGA
- a CDS encoding glutathione binding-like protein: MIDFYTSTTPNGRKVSIMLEEIGLPYKTIHLKLGKMEQKEDWYMELNPNGRIPTIVDHDNDDFAVFESGAILIYLAEKTGKFMPQDTKGRSTVIQWLMFQKAGVGPMQGQANVFVRYTDEKYEYAINRYQKETRRLYEVLDKRLGQSEYLAGDNYSIADIATYPWIHVHDWAGIQVHDLDNLKRWKEAISQRPAVERGMNIPRPPVMDEKAAQRGAVLLIK; encoded by the coding sequence ATGATAGATTTCTACACATCTACTACGCCGAACGGAAGAAAGGTCTCTATAATGCTTGAAGAGATAGGACTTCCATACAAAACCATTCATCTAAAACTTGGGAAAATGGAGCAAAAAGAAGACTGGTATATGGAGCTGAATCCAAACGGCAGAATACCCACAATTGTAGACCATGATAATGACGATTTCGCGGTATTTGAGTCTGGGGCAATATTGATCTATCTGGCTGAGAAAACAGGAAAGTTTATGCCGCAAGATACAAAGGGACGCTCTACTGTAATACAGTGGCTAATGTTTCAAAAAGCCGGAGTTGGCCCGATGCAGGGGCAGGCAAATGTTTTCGTTAGATACACTGACGAGAAATATGAGTACGCAATAAATCGTTATCAAAAAGAGACCAGAAGACTCTATGAAGTGCTCGATAAACGGCTTGGGCAAAGTGAGTATTTAGCTGGGGATAATTACTCTATTGCAGATATCGCTACATATCCCTGGATCCATGTGCATGATTGGGCTGGGATACAAGTTCATGATCTGGATAACCTTAAGAGATGGAAAGAGGCGATATCACAGAGACCGGCAGTTGAGCGCGGGATGAATATTCCCCGCCCACCCGTGATGGATGAAAAAGCGGCCCAGAGAGGGGCTGTGCTTTTAATTAAGTAG